In Malus sylvestris chromosome 15, drMalSylv7.2, whole genome shotgun sequence, a single genomic region encodes these proteins:
- the LOC126602237 gene encoding EIN3-binding F-box protein 1-like, which produces MSKLLGFSGKDDFCPGGIYTNPKEAGLFLSLGHHADVLFPPRKRSRISAPFVFSGGRFEKEVSIDVLPDECLFEIFKRIPGGEERSACACVSRRWLNVLSNINTDEFSSNPTNLSFKSQDEVSGNNSEDQEVENCGYLSRSLEGKKATDVRLAAIAVGTASRGGLGKLMIRGSNSVCGVTNLGLKAISHGCPSLRVLSLWNVSSVGDEGLCEIAKRCHLLEKLDLTQCPAISDKGLIAIAKKCPNLTDVSLEFCSNIGNEGLQAIGQCCPNLRSISIKNCRLVGDQGIAGLLSSTSYVLTKVKLQALTISDVSLAVIGHYGLAVTDLVLTSLRNVTQRGFLVMGNGQGLQKLKSFTVASCQGVTDTGLEALGKGCPNLKQFCLRKCLFVSDSGLVSFCKAARSLESLHLEECHRITQFGFFGALSTGGSKLKSVAFASCLGLKDVNFGSPAVSPCQSLRSLSIRRCPGFGNVGLALLGKLCPQLEHVDFSGLEAITDAGFLPLVENCEAGLVKVNLSGCVNLTDKVVSSLADLHGWTLKAVNLEGCRRVSDAGLAAIAGNCTLLSDLDVSKCGITDFGIASLAHADQLNLQILSVSGCPLVSDKSLPALVKIGQTLLGLNLQHCNAISSSTVDRLVEQLWRCDILS; this is translated from the exons ATGTCGAAGCTACTCGGTTTCTCCG GTAAAGATGATTTTTGCCCTGGGGGAATATACACAAACCCTAAAGAAGCTGGCCTCTTCTTGTCTCTTGGACACCATGCGGATGTCCTATTTCCTCCTCGCAAGAGGTCTCGCATCAGTGCCCCCTTCGTTTTTAGCGGAGGACGTTTTGAGAAGGAGGTGTCGATAGATGTTCTACCAGATGAGTGCCTCTTTGAAATCTTTAAACGGATACCTGGAGGTGAGGAAAGGAGTGCTTGTGCATGTGTTTCCAGGCGGTGGCTTAATGTTTTAAGTAATATCAATACGGACGAATTCAGCAGCAACCCAACCAACCTATCTTTCAAGTCTCAGGATGAGGTCTCTGGAAATAATTCTGAGGATCAGGAAGTTGAGAATTGTGGATATCTTTCCAGGAGCTTGGAAGGAAAAAAGGCAACAGATGTTAGACTTGCTGCTATTGCTGTTGGAACTGCTAGTCGTGGCGGATTGGGAAAGCTTATGATCCGAGGAAGCAATTCTGTTTGTGGGGTGACAAACCTTGGCCTTAaggcaatatcccatggctgTCCTTCCCTGAGGGTTCTTTCTTTGTGGAACGTGTCCTCTGTTGGAGATGAGGGCTTGTGTGAGATTGCTAAGCGCTGTCATCTGTTAGAGAAGCTTGACCTCACCCAGTGTCCTGCAATATCTGATAAGGGTTTGATTGCAATTGCCAAGAAGTGCCCTAATTTGACTGACGTATCACTTGAGTTTTGTTCCAACATTGGAAACGAAGGTCTTCAAGCTATTGGCCAGTGCTGCCCCAATCTCCGATCCATTTCAATCAAGAATTGCCGTCTTGTTGGGGATCAGGGAATTGCTGGTTTGCTATCTTCCACCTCTTATGTCCTGACAAAGGTGAAGCTTCAGGCTTTGACCATCTCTGATGTGTCTCTTGCTGTTATTGGACACTACGGCTTGGCTGTAACTGATCTTGTCCTTACCAGCCTCCGGAACGTGACTCAGAGGGGTTTCTTGGTCATGGGCAATGGTCAGGGACTGCAGAAGTTGAAGTCCTTCACTGTTGCATCCTGTCAAGGTGTTACAGATACAGGTCTTGAAGCACTAGGAAAAGGTTGCCCAAACTTGAAACAGTTTTGCCTTCGCAAATGTCTATTCGTATCTGACAGTGGGTTGGTGTCATTTTGCAAAGCAGCAAGATCTCTTGAGAGCCTTCATTTGGAGGAGTGCCACAGGATCACCCAATTTGGGTTTTTTGGTGCTCTTTCCACTGGTGGTTCAAAATTGAAGTCTGTAGCTTTTGCTTCCTGCTTGGGATTGAAAGATGTAAACTTTGGATCGCCTGCTGTGTCTCCATGCCAATCTCTGCGATCATTGTCCATTCGGAGGTGTCCTGGATTTGGGAACGttggcctggctcttttgggtaAGCTTTGCCCTCAACTGGAGCATGTAGACTTCAGTGGTCTTGAAGCTATAACAGATGCTGGGTTTCTCCCACTGGTTGAGAACTGTGAGGCTGGCCTGGTAAAGGTTAATCTCAGCGGTTGTGTGAATCTAACAGACAAAGTGGTTTCATCCTTGGCTGACCTACATGGTTGGACTCTGAAAGCCGTAAACCTTGAAGGCTGTAGAAGGGTCAGCGATGCAGGCTTGGCAGCTATTGCAGGGAACTGCACATTGCTTAGTGATCTTGACGTCTCAAAGTGTGGAATCACCGATTTTGGAATTGCATCTCTAGCGCATGCAGACCAGCTAAATCTCCAGATCCTCTCCGTGTCTGGGTGCCCTTTAGTATCAGACAAGAGCTTGCCTGCCTTGGTGAAAATTGGTCAGACCCTTCTTGGTTTGAATCTTCAGCATTGCAACGCAATCAGCAGCAGCACTGTTGACCGGCTCGTGGAGCAGCTATGGCGTTGTGACATACTTTCCTAG
- the LOC126605982 gene encoding uncharacterized protein LOC126605982 isoform X3: MRGSRGCLGCCSQPREHIPVDEQSNRLRIQGRSVRKNSISEDFWSTSTTEMENSGVQSQKSISSVSTSNPLDSHSTSASTSNTTAFVNHGLLLWNQTRNQWLANKRPQRQKQLREPRISWNATYESLLITNKPFPQPIPLPEMVDFLVNIWEQEGLYD, from the exons ATGCGTGGG AGCAGAGGCTGTCTTGGATGCTGTAGCCAACCCCGTGAACATATTCCGGTTGATGAGCAATCAAACAGACTGAGAATTCAAGGTCGATCAGTGAGAAAAAATAGCATATCAGAGGATTTCTGGAGTACTAGCACTACTGAAATGGAGAACAGCGGAGTTCAGTCTCAGAAAAGCATCTCATCTGTTAGCACTTCAAATCCCCTTGATTCCCACAGTACTTCTGCCAGCACAAGCAATACAACTGCATTTGTAAATCATG GTCTTTTACTCTGGAACCAGACAAGGAATCAGTGGCTTGCAAATAAACGGCCTCAACGCCAGAAGCAACTTCGAGAACCTAGAATAAG TTGGAACGCCACTTACGAGAGCTTACTCATTACCAACAAGCCTTTTCCCCAGCCGATCCCACTTCCT GAAATGGTCGATTTTCTCGTCAATATTTGGGAGCAAGAGGGTTTGTATGATTGA
- the LOC126605982 gene encoding uncharacterized protein LOC126605982 isoform X2, producing the protein MKSCRYFPSWVSAIFTCVGGCLGCCSQPREHIPVDEQSNRLRIQGRSVRKNSISEDFWSTSTTEMENSGVQSQKSISSVSTSNPLDSHSTSASTSNTTAFVNHGLLLWNQTRNQWLANKRPQRQKQLREPRISWNATYESLLITNKPFPQPIPLPEMVDFLVNIWEQEGLYD; encoded by the exons ATGAAAAGCTGTAGATATTTCCCCTCTTGGGTCTCTGCCATTTTCACATGCGTGGG AGGCTGTCTTGGATGCTGTAGCCAACCCCGTGAACATATTCCGGTTGATGAGCAATCAAACAGACTGAGAATTCAAGGTCGATCAGTGAGAAAAAATAGCATATCAGAGGATTTCTGGAGTACTAGCACTACTGAAATGGAGAACAGCGGAGTTCAGTCTCAGAAAAGCATCTCATCTGTTAGCACTTCAAATCCCCTTGATTCCCACAGTACTTCTGCCAGCACAAGCAATACAACTGCATTTGTAAATCATG GTCTTTTACTCTGGAACCAGACAAGGAATCAGTGGCTTGCAAATAAACGGCCTCAACGCCAGAAGCAACTTCGAGAACCTAGAATAAG TTGGAACGCCACTTACGAGAGCTTACTCATTACCAACAAGCCTTTTCCCCAGCCGATCCCACTTCCT GAAATGGTCGATTTTCTCGTCAATATTTGGGAGCAAGAGGGTTTGTATGATTGA
- the LOC126605982 gene encoding uncharacterized protein LOC126605982 isoform X1 translates to MSTYCIHLLHEASFHQIGSSPCDTFFHQIGSSSSRGLRLPHCVISVARFSSTYPDRQIPVSICQTPYLYGIMQDRESRGCLGCCSQPREHIPVDEQSNRLRIQGRSVRKNSISEDFWSTSTTEMENSGVQSQKSISSVSTSNPLDSHSTSASTSNTTAFVNHGLLLWNQTRNQWLANKRPQRQKQLREPRISWNATYESLLITNKPFPQPIPLPEMVDFLVNIWEQEGLYD, encoded by the exons ATGTCGACCTATTGCATTCATCTTCTTCACGAAGCCTCCTTCCACCAGATCGGGTCGTCTCCGTGCGACACCTTCTTCCACCAGATCGGGTCGTCTTCTTCGCGAGGCCTCCGTCTACCACATTGCGTCATCTCCGTCGCGAGGTTTTCTTCCACGTATCCAGACCGTCAGATACCCGTATCCATCTGTCAAACGCCGTATCTGTATGGGATTATGCAGGATCGTGAG AGCAGAGGCTGTCTTGGATGCTGTAGCCAACCCCGTGAACATATTCCGGTTGATGAGCAATCAAACAGACTGAGAATTCAAGGTCGATCAGTGAGAAAAAATAGCATATCAGAGGATTTCTGGAGTACTAGCACTACTGAAATGGAGAACAGCGGAGTTCAGTCTCAGAAAAGCATCTCATCTGTTAGCACTTCAAATCCCCTTGATTCCCACAGTACTTCTGCCAGCACAAGCAATACAACTGCATTTGTAAATCATG GTCTTTTACTCTGGAACCAGACAAGGAATCAGTGGCTTGCAAATAAACGGCCTCAACGCCAGAAGCAACTTCGAGAACCTAGAATAAG TTGGAACGCCACTTACGAGAGCTTACTCATTACCAACAAGCCTTTTCCCCAGCCGATCCCACTTCCT GAAATGGTCGATTTTCTCGTCAATATTTGGGAGCAAGAGGGTTTGTATGATTGA
- the LOC126602238 gene encoding protein WVD2-like 5 isoform X2 gives MDSDNLAATYGLEVAHQNGVHGQAGVVSDDMNGTFSENTMTDTAASNGKIENVDKLDDGVTNSSSIWKAKEANVNPESNGLTVALTIAKEDEVKGSTHPKPAKVHKGQGKSKNEKAPGAKSISPISMKKSKDGNGAEAKASVSNGSAAPNSRPKQPNKSRSFNGRQVQSSNQPEKPDAELSESSVEKAKLKPLKKGSQNQAEGESQSSLSPTEGDKHPRVGTLPNYGFSFRCDERAEKRREFYTKLEEKIHAKEMEKNNLQAKSKETLEAEIRMLRKKLTFKATPMPSFYQEPPPPKVELKKIPTTRAKSPKLGRRNSLPPAVSEAKGNTNGQSSRLSLDQKVPQNTSKGPSPVHPKKPQRKSLPRLPSEKTTLPNAVNERKMTLKAVNEEKTNLIAAMNENATVPTAESETGSHTQDQEAAVPKAKVSEEQSHTDDETADEEQHQPTYMQEPIASEH, from the exons ATGGATTCGGATAATTTGGCAGCCACCTACGGGCTTGAGGTGGCTCATCAAAACGGTGTTCACGGGCAAGCTGGTGTTGTTTCAGACGACATGAATGGGACCTTCAGCGAGAATACTATGACCGATACTGCAGCATCAAACGGGAAAATTGAAAATGTTGATAAGTTGGATGATGGTGTTACTAATAGCTCATCTATTTGGAAAGCCAAAGAGGCCAATGTCAACCCTGAAAGCAATGGTTTGACTGTTGCTTTGACTATTGCTAAG GAAGACGAAGTGAAAGGTTCTACTCACCCAAAGCCCGCCAAAGTGCATAAAGGTCAAGGGAAGAGCAAGAATGAGAAGGCCCCTGGTGCCAAGAGCATCTCCCCAATTTCGATGAAGAAAAGCAAAGATGGAAATGGCGCAGAGGCAAAAGCTTCTGTTTCAAATGGTTCAGCTGCTCCAAATTCACGCCCCAAACAGCCTAACAAGAGTAGATCATTTAATGGGCGACAGGTTCAGTCATCCAAT CAACCTGAAAAACCTGATGCAGAATTGTCTGAAAGCAGCGT GGAGAAGGCAAAGCTGAAGCCTTTGAAAAAGGGATCCCAGAATCAAGCTGAAGGAGAATCTCAATCCTCTTT AAGTCCTACAGAAGGAGATAAACATCCTAGGGTTGGTACACTTCCGAACTATGGTTTCAGTTTTAGGTGCGATGAACGAGCTGAGAAAAGGAGAGAG TTCTATACGAAACTGGAGGAAAAGATACATGCAAAGGAGATGGAAAAGAATAATTTGCAAGCCAAGTCTAAG GAAACTCTAGAAGCTGAGATTAGGATGCTCAGGAAGAAACTGACTTTCAAAGCAACTCCAATGCCAAGCTTCTATCAGGAGCCTCCACCTCCTAAGGTGGAGCTGAAGAAG ATACCAACAACAAGAGCCAAGTCTCCCAAGCTCGGACGTAGGAACAGCTTACCTCCTGCAGTTTCTGAAGCAAAGGGTAATACAAATGGTCAATCTAGCAGGCTTAGTCTGGATCAGAAAGTCCCTCAGAACACTTCTAAAGGGCCCTCTCCTGTGCATCCAAAGAAGCCACAACGGAAATCTCTTCCTAGACTCCCATCTGAGAAGACCACTTTACCTAATGCAGTGAATGAACGAAAAATGACTTTGAAGGCAGTAAACGAGGAAAAGACCAACTTAATTGCTGCAATGAATGAGAATGCCACCGTGCCCACTGCAGAAAGTGAAACTGGATCTCACACCCAAGATCAGGAGGCAGCAGTTCCCAAGGCCAAGGTAAGCGAAGAGCAGTCCCATACAGATGACGAAACAGCCGATGAAGAGCAACATCAGCCCACCTACATGCAAGAACCTATAGCCTCGGAGCATTGA
- the LOC126602238 gene encoding protein WVD2-like 5 isoform X1, translating to MDSDNLAATYGLEVAHQNGVHGQAGVVSDDMNGTFSENTMTDTAASNGKIENVDKLDDGVTNSSSIWKAKEANVNPESNGLTVALTIAKEDEVKGSTHPKPAKVHKGQGKSKNEKAPGAKSISPISMKKSKDGNGAEAKASVSNGSAAPNSRPKQPNKSRSFNGRQVQSSNQQPEKPDAELSESSVEKAKLKPLKKGSQNQAEGESQSSLSPTEGDKHPRVGTLPNYGFSFRCDERAEKRREFYTKLEEKIHAKEMEKNNLQAKSKETLEAEIRMLRKKLTFKATPMPSFYQEPPPPKVELKKIPTTRAKSPKLGRRNSLPPAVSEAKGNTNGQSSRLSLDQKVPQNTSKGPSPVHPKKPQRKSLPRLPSEKTTLPNAVNERKMTLKAVNEEKTNLIAAMNENATVPTAESETGSHTQDQEAAVPKAKVSEEQSHTDDETADEEQHQPTYMQEPIASEH from the exons ATGGATTCGGATAATTTGGCAGCCACCTACGGGCTTGAGGTGGCTCATCAAAACGGTGTTCACGGGCAAGCTGGTGTTGTTTCAGACGACATGAATGGGACCTTCAGCGAGAATACTATGACCGATACTGCAGCATCAAACGGGAAAATTGAAAATGTTGATAAGTTGGATGATGGTGTTACTAATAGCTCATCTATTTGGAAAGCCAAAGAGGCCAATGTCAACCCTGAAAGCAATGGTTTGACTGTTGCTTTGACTATTGCTAAG GAAGACGAAGTGAAAGGTTCTACTCACCCAAAGCCCGCCAAAGTGCATAAAGGTCAAGGGAAGAGCAAGAATGAGAAGGCCCCTGGTGCCAAGAGCATCTCCCCAATTTCGATGAAGAAAAGCAAAGATGGAAATGGCGCAGAGGCAAAAGCTTCTGTTTCAAATGGTTCAGCTGCTCCAAATTCACGCCCCAAACAGCCTAACAAGAGTAGATCATTTAATGGGCGACAGGTTCAGTCATCCAAT CAGCAACCTGAAAAACCTGATGCAGAATTGTCTGAAAGCAGCGT GGAGAAGGCAAAGCTGAAGCCTTTGAAAAAGGGATCCCAGAATCAAGCTGAAGGAGAATCTCAATCCTCTTT AAGTCCTACAGAAGGAGATAAACATCCTAGGGTTGGTACACTTCCGAACTATGGTTTCAGTTTTAGGTGCGATGAACGAGCTGAGAAAAGGAGAGAG TTCTATACGAAACTGGAGGAAAAGATACATGCAAAGGAGATGGAAAAGAATAATTTGCAAGCCAAGTCTAAG GAAACTCTAGAAGCTGAGATTAGGATGCTCAGGAAGAAACTGACTTTCAAAGCAACTCCAATGCCAAGCTTCTATCAGGAGCCTCCACCTCCTAAGGTGGAGCTGAAGAAG ATACCAACAACAAGAGCCAAGTCTCCCAAGCTCGGACGTAGGAACAGCTTACCTCCTGCAGTTTCTGAAGCAAAGGGTAATACAAATGGTCAATCTAGCAGGCTTAGTCTGGATCAGAAAGTCCCTCAGAACACTTCTAAAGGGCCCTCTCCTGTGCATCCAAAGAAGCCACAACGGAAATCTCTTCCTAGACTCCCATCTGAGAAGACCACTTTACCTAATGCAGTGAATGAACGAAAAATGACTTTGAAGGCAGTAAACGAGGAAAAGACCAACTTAATTGCTGCAATGAATGAGAATGCCACCGTGCCCACTGCAGAAAGTGAAACTGGATCTCACACCCAAGATCAGGAGGCAGCAGTTCCCAAGGCCAAGGTAAGCGAAGAGCAGTCCCATACAGATGACGAAACAGCCGATGAAGAGCAACATCAGCCCACCTACATGCAAGAACCTATAGCCTCGGAGCATTGA